Below is a window of bacterium DNA.
TTTAACTGCAAATTCAATTTCTTCCTCTTTCTTTCCAACCCCTGCAAAAACAATATCTGACGGAGAAAATCCAGCAATAAGTGCTCTTCTTAATTCCCCTTCTGAAACAATATCTGCTCCAAGTCCGTTTGCCTTCATTATTTTTAAAATAGAAATATTAGAATTTGATTTTACAGAAAAACAAATCTTAACAGGTAAATTGGAAAAAGCATTTTTTATTCTGTTTATTTGATTTTTAAGAAAGGAGTGACTGTAAACATAAACAGGAGTACCAAATCTTTCAGCAATTTTTTTACCCTCTACTTCTTCAATATAGAAACTTCCTTTTCTAAATTTATAATAAGGTTCCAAGATTTCTTTAATTTTTTCTTCCATCTTTCAATCTCCTTTTTAACATTTATTGAAGAAGTCCCTCCTCCTGAAATTTTTGAATTTACCGAATTTTTAAAATTTAAAATTTGTAAAATGTCTTTTTCAAAAATTGGAGAAAAACTTTTGAATTCATTTAAAGTTAAATTAAAAAAAGTTTTATTTTTCTCTATGCAGTATTTTACAATATTCCCCACTATCCTATGTGCTTCTCTGAAAGGAATACCTTTTTTTACAAGATATTCAACAATATCTACTGATAATGTAAAAGATGAAATTTTTTCTATGATTATTTCTTTATTAAATTTAATTTCGGATAAAATTTTTATTAAAATTTTGAGAGTTGCTTCTACTGTTTTTAATATTTCAAATAATATCTTTTTATCTTCTTGAATATCTCTATTGTAAGAAAGAGGTAAATCCTTGAGAAGAACCAGAAGTCCATTAAGAAGACCAGTACAAACTGCAGTTTTTCCTCTGATTAACTCAAATACATCAGGATTCTTTTTATGAGGCATTAAACTTGAACCTGTACAATACTTATCCGGTAATTTAACAAAATTAATTTCATCCATATTCCATATTATTATGTCCTGAGAAAAAGATGAAAGATGAATCATTGTTAGGAGACAACAAAAGGTTACCTCTACTAAAAAATCTCTATCAGAAACAGTGTCTAAACTATTTCTTGAAATTTCAGGGAAATTCAGAAGTTTAGCAGTATATTCTCTATCTATGGGTAAAGAGGTTCCTGCACAGGCACCCACTCCAAGAGGAAAAACATTAATCCTTTTATAAGTATCCATAAATCTTTCTTTATCTCTCTCTAATTTTTCAACATAAGCAAGTAAATAATGAGAAAGTAAAATCGGTTGACTTTGTTTCAAATGAGTATACGCTGAAATTATTGTATCAAAATATTCTTCACTTTTTTCAAGAAATTTTTCCTGTAAATCTATTATCAATTTTACTAAATAAATAACTTCATCTCTTAAAAAAAGTTTTTCGTCAAGAACTATCTGGTCATTTCTTGACCTTGCTGTATGCAACTTTTCGCCTATTTTACCTATAATTTCTATCAACCTTCTTTCTATTGCTGTATGAATATCCTCATCACTTGGTAAAAACTTAAATTTATTTTCTTTTATTTCTTTTTTAATATTTTCAAGCCCTCTTATAATTTTTTCTTTTTCTTCCTCTGTAATCAATCCGACTTTAAAAAGCATTTTTACATGAGCGATACTGCCTTCAATATCGTAAATTGCAAGTTTTTTATCAACATTGATTGATTTTGTAAATTCTATAATATCAACATCTACTTTCTCTTTAAATCTTCCTTCCCACATATATCTCATTTTTCACCTCTTGTTTTTTTATTTTATCAGAAGTATTATAATAAATCAAAGAATAAAAAGGATTAAATTTATGGAAAAAGAACTTATAATCGTTGAATCTCCAACAAAAGCAAAAACAATTAGTGGGATACTTGGTAATGAATATACAGTATTTGCCACTATGGGACATATAAGGGACCTTCCTGAAAATGAATTTGGAGTGGATATTGATAACAATTTTTCTCCTAAATATGTTATAATACCTGGAAAAAAGAAAATTGTGGAAAAACTGAAAAAACTTGCTCAAAATTCCTCCAATATCTACCTTGCAACTGATGAAGATAGAGAAGGTGAAGCAATTGCATGGCATACTGTACATTTAATAAATAAAAAAATTGAAGATGTAAAAAGAGTTGCTTTTCATGAAATTGTTCCTGAAGCAGTAAAAGAAGCATTTTCAAATCCAAGACAGATATCTATTGAACTTGTAAATGCTCAACAGACAAGAAGAATTCTTGACAGGATAGTTGGATATAAAATAAGTCCCATACTTGGTAAACATCTTGAAATGGGATTATCTGCTGGAAGAGTTCAATCAGTTGCCTTGAAACTTATTGTTGAGAGGGAAAAAGAAATTGAAAATTTTGTTCCTGAAATTTATTTCATTATAAAATGTGAAGTAGAGAAAGACGGTAAAAAAATAGTTTTCAATCTTATCAAAATTGGTGAAAAATCATTTGAAAAAGAAAAGTTAAAAGAAGAAAAAGAAGTAGATGAAATAATTGAAAAGTTAAAAAATGGAACTCTTATTGTGAAGGAAAAAGAAGAAAAAATAAAAAAATTAACTCCTCCACCACCTTTTATAACAAGTACTTTACAACAGGAAGCAATAAATATTTTAAATTTTTCTTCCTCAAAAACCATGTTTATTGCTCAGCAATTATATGAAGGAATTGAAATAGAAGGAAAAAGTATAGGATTGATAACATATATGAGAACCGATTCTCCTTCTGTTGCAAAACCTGCACAAAATCAGGCATTAAAATTTATAAAAGATACATTTGGAGAAAGTTATTTACCTGAGAAACCAAATATTTATTATTCTAAATCAAAAGTTTCTCAAGAAGCACATGAATCAATAAGACCTACTTCTGTTTTCAGAACGCCTGATAAAATAAAAAAATATTTAAACCCTGACCAGTTTAAACTTTATGAACTAATATGGAAAAGATTTATTGCAAGTCAAATGGCCAAAGCAACTATAAAAAATATTAAAGTTACTGCGTTAAATGATATTTTTCTATTTGAAACAGAAGGTAATTTTATTGTTTTTGATGGTTTTTTAAAATTATGGCCTTTAAAAATTGAAAAAGGGAGCCAAATTATAGGCGAATTTGAAAAAGAAGAAGTATTAAATGTTTTAGAATATAAAAAGGAAAAAAAACAAACTCAACCCCTTTCAAGGTTCACTGAAAGTTCACTTATTAAAACTCTTGAGAAATATGGTATTGGAAGACCATCTACCTATGCACCAACCATTTCCACTTTAATTGCAAGAAAATATGTAAAAAAAGAAAAAAAATTCCTTGTTCCATTAAGAATGGGTAAAATTGTTTATGAAATATTAAATAAATTTTTCCCTGAAATAATAGAAATAAACTTTACAGCAAAAATGGAAGAAGACCTTGATAAAATAGCAAATGGAGAAAAAAACTGGGTAGAAGTATTAAAAGAGTTTTATAATAAATTTAAAAAATCTCTGGAAAAAACTAATGAAATATTAAATAGGGATATTTTGAACGAAATTATAATAGAGGACAAAAGATGTCCTCTATGTAATGGACAATTAACCTTAATAAAAGGTAAGTATGGGATTTTTATTGGTTGTTCCAATTATCCTAATTGTACCTATACTGAAAGGATAAAAGAAAATGCTGATAATTCCGGCAATAGATCTAAAAAAAGGTGAAATTGTTCGTCTCTATAAAGGAAGATTTGATAAAATTTCCTATTATGATGTTGAGATTGAAAATGTTACAAAAGAATATTTAAAAGCAGGTGCAAAAAGGATTCATATTGTTCTTCTATACGGTGCAAAAACAGGCAAAATAGAAAATGAAGAAATTGAAAAAATTAAAAACATAATTGAATTAAAAAAAATAAATAACAGAGATGATTGTGAACTTCAAATTGGCGGAGGGATAAGAAAAAGAGAACAGATAGAAAAATTTTTAAATTTAGGAATAAATTATGTAATTATAGGAACAGCATTTTTAATTCCTATTGCTTTAAGTGAAGGATACAGTATTCAGGATATTAGATTTTTTTATCAAAAAAGTGGCAAAAATCTGGAAGTTGAGAAAGAAATTCCTGAATTTGATTTAATTGACTGGCTTGAACCAGAAATTAAAGATAAAATTATAATATCAGTTGATTATGTTGGAGACGAAATCGCTTTAAGTGGATGGGAAGTAACTTTACCTTTAAAACCTTCATATGTAATAAAAAGATTTATAGAAAAAGGATTCAAAAGGTTTCTGATAACAAGTATTGAAAGCGATGGAACTCTTGATGGAATTGATTTTAAAAATATCAGTAGAATAACGAAAGAAATTACCAGATTTAAAGAAGATATAAAAGAAATAATAGTTGCTGGAGGAATATCAAAGGAAGAAGATATAATAATGTTGAACTCTTTACAATATAGACCAACAGGAATTATAATAGGAAAGGCATTGTATCAAAAAAAATTAGATTTAAAAAATGTTATTGAAAAATATCAAAAAATTTAGTTTATTTTTAATTTTATTTTTTAATCTGGTTTTTGCACAATTTAAGGCAAATGTTACTCCTTTATTGAATGAAAATTATTCAAAGAGTATTCTAAATTTTATAAAAAGGGCTGAAAAATCTATTTATGTCATTATGTTTCAAACAGGATATTATTCTGAATATGCAGAAAGTATATCAAATCAGATATTGAGAGAAATAGTAAACGCATATAAAAGAGATGTTAAAGTGGAAGTTATACTTGATTTGTCTACAATGTCTAATGTTAAAGAAAAAAATTTTGAAACCGCAAAATTTCTTGCAGAAAATGGAATTAAGGTCTATTTTGATAAAGCAGACAAGACAACCCATTCTAAACTTTTAATAGTTGATGATAAATATGTTTTCATCGGAAGTCACAACTGGAATTATTACGCACTTGAAAAAAACAATGAAACAAGTATTTTAATTGAATCAGAAGAAACCGCTAGGGTATTCATTAATTATTTTAATGAAGTAAAAAAAGAATGTAGAATATTTCTTGCACCACTTAACTAATCCTTCTCTATTGTCTGTCCTCTCGATGAACCAGTTGAAATTTTTGTTATTTTTGTGCCTATTTTTTCCTCAATTTTTTCTATATATTTCCTGGCATTTTTTGGTAATTCTTTGTAACTTTTAACATTACTTATATCTTCTTTCCAGCCATCCATTTCTTCGTATATAACTTCACAATTTGAAAAAAGTTTTGGATTAAAAGGATAGGAATTTATAATTTTTTCTTCATATTTATATCCCACTCCTATTTTAATTTTCTCAAGACCTGTTAAAACATCAAGTTTTGTTAAAACAATTTCATCTATCCCGTTAACCATACAGGCAAATTTAACAAGAACTGCATCAAACCAACCACATCTTCTCGGTCTACCTGTAGTGGCTCCAAATTCATTCCCTATCTTTCTTAATTCTTCTCCTATACTATCCTTTATTTCTGTAGGAAAAGGTCCCATCCCTACTCTTGTTGTGTATGCCTTTGCAACTCCTATAATTTTTTCTATTTTTTTCGGAGATATACCAAGCCCTATACAAGCACCACCAGAAATCGGATTTGAGGCAGTTACATATGGATAGGTACCAAAATCTATATCAAGAAAGGTTCCCTGAGCTCCTTCTGCAAGAATTTTTTTTCCTTTTTCAATTTCTTCATTAAGATAGATTGATGTATTTATAACAAATTTTTTAATCTTTTTTCTATATATCTCATAATCCTTATAAATTTTTTCAGCTTTTAAAACTTCTTCCTTATAATATTCCTTAAATAAGTAATTCTTCAATTCAAGAGCGATTTTTAATTTTTCCATAAATACTTCATCATCTATAAAATCAACAACTCTTATCCCAATTCTTGCAAATTTATCAGTATAGGTGGTTCCAATTCCTCTTCCTGTTGTTCCAAGTTGTCCTTTGCCTCTAAACGTATCTTCAACCCGGTCTAAAATTTTATGGTAGGGTAAAGTTATATGTGCGTTTTCAGCAATAAATAATTTTCCCTCTACTTCTATTCCATTATTTTTTAAATATTCAATTTCCTCAAATAAAGAAACCGGGTCAATAACAACTCCATTTCCAATAACACAAATTTTTTCAGGATAAAGGATACCTGAGGGAATAAGATGAAATACATATTTTTTATTATTTACAACTACTGTATGACCTGCATTTGCTCCACCCTGATATCTTGCAATTATATCAACTTTCTCTGCAAGATAATCAATTACTTTTCCCTTACCTTCATCTCCCCATTGGGTTCCAACAACAACTGTTACCATTTTCCTCCCATTTTCTTTATAATTGCCTTTCCCATCTCTATTGTCCCTACACATTCTTCATTCGGGTTTTTAAAATCATAAGTAACAAATTTCCCTTCTTCTATAACTTCTGCCAGCGCCCTTTCAATTTTATCAGATGCTTCTGTTTCTCCTAAATAATCCAGCATTAAAATTCCAGCAAGTATCATGGCAGAGGGATTAACTCTATTTTGTCCTTTATATTTAGGAGCAGACCCATGGGTCGGTTCAAAAATTGCAATATCTTCTCCAATGTTTGCTCCCGGTGAAAGTCCCAGTCCTCCTACAAGTCCTGCACACAAATCAGAAAGAATATCTCCATAAAGATTTGGACAAACAATAACATCATAAATTTCAGGCTTTTGGACAAGTTGCATAGCCATATTATCAACAATTTTATCCTCATATTCTATATCAGGGTATTCCTGGCTTATTTTATTTGCCACTTCAAGAAAAAGACCATCAGAATATTTCATTATATTTGCTTTATGAACAACAGTAACCTTCTTCCTATTATTTTTTCTTGCATATTCAAAACCAAATCTAACAATTTTTTCAGAATTTTCTACAGATATCGGTTTTATGCTTATTCCTGTGTTTTTACTTAACTTAACATTCCTTTTTTTCTCAATAAATCCAATTAACTCATAGGTATCTTCTTTCCCTTTTTCAAATTCAATTCCAGCATAAAGGTCTTCCATATTTTCTCTTATAAGAACAATATCAACATTTTCATATTTTGTTCGTGCACCTTTATAAATTTTAAACGGCCTTAAACATACATACAAATTAAAATACTGCCTTAAAAAAACATTTATACTTCTAAAACCAGTACCCACAGGTGTCGTTATAGGACCTTTTAAACATATTTTATTTTCTTCTATTGATTTTATTGTATCTTCAGGTATAGGTGTTCCAAATTTTTCTATACATTCTTCACCAGCCATTTTTACATCCCATTCAATTTCTACTCCAGTCGCTTCAATACATTTCTTTGCTACTTCAGTGATTTCAGGACCTATGCCATCTCCTGGAATAAGAGTGATTTTATATGACATATTATTCTCCAATTTTAAATTTTTTATACTTTTTTAAATAACTTATTACACCACCCTCTTTAATAATATCTATCAAAAAATCAGGAATTTTCGTTGTTTTAATTTCTATGTTTTTTGTTATATTTTTTATTATCCCTTCAATTGGATATATTTCTAATTCATCTCCATTTTCAATCTTATCTGTATCACCTTCAATTAAAATTAACCCATTATTTATACCATTCCGATAAAATATTCTTGCAAAACTTTTAGCAATTACAGCAGGAATCCCTGCATGTTTTATTACTAATGGCGCCTGTTCCCTACTACTTCCACATCCAAAATTAATTCCTGCAACAATAAAATCTCCCTTTCTAATCTTTTTATAGAATTCTGGTTCAATATCTTCCATTAGATGTTTAGCAAGTTCATCCATATCAAGTGTTTTAAATTTATATTTTCCTGAAATTATATAATCAGTATTAATATTATCTCCGAATTTATGACTTTTTCCTTTTAGAACCATTAATTCTCCTTTTTACACTCAATTATTTTTACCATAAATTTTAAAATAATTCAAATTGAAATAGAATTCGAAAAAAGATACAATTATTTTTAAAAAAGGAGGTAACAAATGAATATCCTTGCAATTGGTGCACATCCTGACGACCTTGAAATTCTGTGTGGAGGAACACTTGCAAAATACTCAAAAAATGGACACAAAATCTTTATGGCTCATTTATGTAATGGAAATAAAGGTGGAAAAAACATATCTCCATCCGAACTTGCTAAAATTAGAGACGAAGAAGCAAAAAAAGCAGCAAGTTTAATAAAAGCAGAAGTTTTAGGACCAATTGCTTCAGACCTTGAAATTTACAATACCAAAGAAATGAGGGAAAAAGTAGTTGATATAATCAGATATGCAAAACCAGATATTATTATTACACACTCACCTGAAGATTATATGCCAGACCACACAAATACAGCACAACTAGTATTTGACGCTGCGTTTACTTCTACCCTTCCAAATTACAAAACTGAATATCCAGCACACGAACATATTACACCTATTTTTTATATGGATACACTTGTAGGTCTCAAGTTCCAGCCAACTCACTACGTTGACATAACTGATTTCTTTGAAATAAAAAAACAGATGTTACTATGTCATGAAAGTCAGTATAAATGGATAAAAGGACATCATCTTTCAGACCCTTTAAATATCATTGAAACAGTGTCAAAATTTAGAGGTTTACAATGCGGTGTTTTATATGCTGAAGCCTTCAGAATGGAAAATGTCTGGGGAAGGATAAAACCTGCTGAACTCATATAAATTTTAGAAAAATGAAAAAAGTTCTTATAACAGGAGGGAATGGACTTGTTGGTAATTATTTGAATAGAATATTTGATGGAAAAAATTATTCAGTATTTTCTTTTAACAAGGAAGTACTTGATATAACAAATATTAAAAAAAGTTTTGAAATTTTTAAAAATATAAAACCTGAAGTAGTGATACATCTTGCGGCACTAACAGATGTTGATTTTTGTGAAAAAAATCCTGAAAAAGCATTTTTAGTGAATTCACAAGGAACAGAAAATATTGCGAAATTATCATATGACTTTAACTGTTTTTTGATTTATTTAAGCACAGATTTTATTTTTGATGGATTAAAAAATTCTCCTTACTCAGAAAAAGACCTACCAAATCCGATAAATATTTATGGAAAAAGTAAACTTCTCGGAGAAAAATATATAATGAATAACTGTAAGAAATATTTAATAATAAGAACTTCCAGAATTTTTGGTAAAGTAGGTAAAAATTTTAGCAGTAAATTAAAAGAAATTATAAGGGAAAGGAAAGAAATATTTTTGACAACAGATGTAATAAATTCTCCAACATATGCACTTGACCTTTCAAATTGTATTTTTAAATTGATGGAAATGGATTTTTGTGGTATTATAAATGTTTGTAATGAAGGGTGGTGTTCTTTTTTTGACTTCGGAAACAAAATGAAAGAGATTTTAAAATTGGATACAGAAATCAAGGGAATAAATTTTGATGATTTTTCTAAAAAATATGGAATTATTGCTAAAAGACCTAAATTTTCAGCATTATCTATTGATTTACTTAATTCTTTAAATATAAAGATGGATTCTTGGGAAACAAGTCTAAAAAAATTTCTGGAGGAGGAATAGGAAATGAAAAAAGTAAAAATTGGTTTTGTAGGATGTGGGGGATTTGCAAATATGGTTCATTATCCCTCATTGAGCGAAATAGAAGATGTTGAAATTTCTGCCATATGTGATATTGATAGAGAAAAACTTAAAAATACAGGAGAGAAATATAAAATAGAAAAGAGATATACAGAATACAAAAAATGTTAGATGAAAATGAATTTGATGGAGTTTATATAATTATGCCTCCCTATCATTTATATGATATTGTTATAGATGCTTTAAATAGAAAATTGAATGTATTTATAGAAAAACCACCGGGAATAACTAAATTTCAAACACAAAATATGGCAGACCTGGCAATTAAAAACAACTGTAAAACAATGGTGGGTTTCAATAGAAGATTTATTCCTTTATTAAGAAAAGTAAAGGAAATTGTTGAAAAAAAGGGACCTATAATTCAGGTTGTTTCAACCTTTTATAAGAATATGTATCCCAATTTTCTCTATTACAATGGAGCAGTTGATATATTAACCTGTGATGGTATCCATGCAGTTGATACTTTAAGGTGGTTGTGTGGAGAAGTAAAAAAAATTAAAAGTGTTATAAAATCATATTTTTCTAATATACCAAATGCTTTCAATGCAATAATAGAATTTGAAAAAGGTGCTACTGGAATTCTATTGACAAACTGGACAGTTGGCAAAAGAATTCATACATTTGAAATTCATTCACTTGGGATTTCTGCTTTTGTTGACTGTAATGACAGAGCAATAATATTTAAAGATAATAGAGAAGAACCTGAAATTTTTTCAGCTTTTGATATAACCAAAAGTAAACAATTTCATAGATTTTATGGTTATTACAACGAAAATAGACATTTTATTGAATGTATAAAAAACGATAAAGAACCAGAATGTAATTTCACCGATGCTGTTAAAACAATGGAACTTGTTGAAGAAATTTATAAAAACAATATTTCTTTTTAAAAAGGAGTCAACTATATAAATTTTAAAAAATGAAAAAACTAACTAAACAACCTGTTATCAAGGAGCAAGTAATAAATAACCTTAAGCAATCTGGTAGAAGTAGCTATAATCGCCTGTCTATAAGATTTTCCTTCATTAATTTTTTTAATATAGTAATCTCTGAAATAAGGAGTCATTTTTCTAACAGATTCAGCCA
It encodes the following:
- the argH gene encoding argininosuccinate lyase; amino-acid sequence: MRYMWEGRFKEKVDVDIIEFTKSINVDKKLAIYDIEGSIAHVKMLFKVGLITEEEKEKIIRGLENIKKEIKENKFKFLPSDEDIHTAIERRLIEIIGKIGEKLHTARSRNDQIVLDEKLFLRDEVIYLVKLIIDLQEKFLEKSEEYFDTIISAYTHLKQSQPILLSHYLLAYVEKLERDKERFMDTYKRINVFPLGVGACAGTSLPIDREYTAKLLNFPEISRNSLDTVSDRDFLVEVTFCCLLTMIHLSSFSQDIIIWNMDEINFVKLPDKYCTGSSLMPHKKNPDVFELIRGKTAVCTGLLNGLLVLLKDLPLSYNRDIQEDKKILFEILKTVEATLKILIKILSEIKFNKEIIIEKISSFTLSVDIVEYLVKKGIPFREAHRIVGNIVKYCIEKNKTFFNLTLNEFKSFSPIFEKDILQILNFKNSVNSKISGGGTSSINVKKEIERWKKKLKKSWNLIINLEKEVSILKK
- the topA gene encoding type I DNA topoisomerase translates to MEKELIIVESPTKAKTISGILGNEYTVFATMGHIRDLPENEFGVDIDNNFSPKYVIIPGKKKIVEKLKKLAQNSSNIYLATDEDREGEAIAWHTVHLINKKIEDVKRVAFHEIVPEAVKEAFSNPRQISIELVNAQQTRRILDRIVGYKISPILGKHLEMGLSAGRVQSVALKLIVEREKEIENFVPEIYFIIKCEVEKDGKKIVFNLIKIGEKSFEKEKLKEEKEVDEIIEKLKNGTLIVKEKEEKIKKLTPPPPFITSTLQQEAINILNFSSSKTMFIAQQLYEGIEIEGKSIGLITYMRTDSPSVAKPAQNQALKFIKDTFGESYLPEKPNIYYSKSKVSQEAHESIRPTSVFRTPDKIKKYLNPDQFKLYELIWKRFIASQMAKATIKNIKVTALNDIFLFETEGNFIVFDGFLKLWPLKIEKGSQIIGEFEKEEVLNVLEYKKEKKQTQPLSRFTESSLIKTLEKYGIGRPSTYAPTISTLIARKYVKKEKKFLVPLRMGKIVYEILNKFFPEIIEINFTAKMEEDLDKIANGEKNWVEVLKEFYNKFKKSLEKTNEILNRDILNEIIIEDKRCPLCNGQLTLIKGKYGIFIGCSNYPNCTYTERIKENADNSGNRSKKR
- a CDS encoding HisA/HisF-related TIM barrel protein; translated protein: MLIIPAIDLKKGEIVRLYKGRFDKISYYDVEIENVTKEYLKAGAKRIHIVLLYGAKTGKIENEEIEKIKNIIELKKINNRDDCELQIGGGIRKREQIEKFLNLGINYVIIGTAFLIPIALSEGYSIQDIRFFYQKSGKNLEVEKEIPEFDLIDWLEPEIKDKIIISVDYVGDEIALSGWEVTLPLKPSYVIKRFIEKGFKRFLITSIESDGTLDGIDFKNISRITKEITRFKEDIKEIIVAGGISKEEDIIMLNSLQYRPTGIIIGKALYQKKLDLKNVIEKYQKI
- a CDS encoding phospholipase D-like domain-containing protein, whose protein sequence is MLLKNIKKFSLFLILFFNLVFAQFKANVTPLLNENYSKSILNFIKRAEKSIYVIMFQTGYYSEYAESISNQILREIVNAYKRDVKVEVILDLSTMSNVKEKNFETAKFLAENGIKVYFDKADKTTHSKLLIVDDKYVFIGSHNWNYYALEKNNETSILIESEETARVFINYFNEVKKECRIFLAPLN
- a CDS encoding adenylosuccinate synthase → MVTVVVGTQWGDEGKGKVIDYLAEKVDIIARYQGGANAGHTVVVNNKKYVFHLIPSGILYPEKICVIGNGVVIDPVSLFEEIEYLKNNGIEVEGKLFIAENAHITLPYHKILDRVEDTFRGKGQLGTTGRGIGTTYTDKFARIGIRVVDFIDDEVFMEKLKIALELKNYLFKEYYKEEVLKAEKIYKDYEIYRKKIKKFVINTSIYLNEEIEKGKKILAEGAQGTFLDIDFGTYPYVTASNPISGGACIGLGISPKKIEKIIGVAKAYTTRVGMGPFPTEIKDSIGEELRKIGNEFGATTGRPRRCGWFDAVLVKFACMVNGIDEIVLTKLDVLTGLEKIKIGVGYKYEEKIINSYPFNPKLFSNCEVIYEEMDGWKEDISNVKSYKELPKNARKYIEKIEEKIGTKITKISTGSSRGQTIEKD
- a CDS encoding isocitrate/isopropylmalate dehydrogenase family protein; the protein is MSYKITLIPGDGIGPEITEVAKKCIEATGVEIEWDVKMAGEECIEKFGTPIPEDTIKSIEENKICLKGPITTPVGTGFRSINVFLRQYFNLYVCLRPFKIYKGARTKYENVDIVLIRENMEDLYAGIEFEKGKEDTYELIGFIEKKRNVKLSKNTGISIKPISVENSEKIVRFGFEYARKNNRKKVTVVHKANIMKYSDGLFLEVANKISQEYPDIEYEDKIVDNMAMQLVQKPEIYDVIVCPNLYGDILSDLCAGLVGGLGLSPGANIGEDIAIFEPTHGSAPKYKGQNRVNPSAMILAGILMLDYLGETEASDKIERALAEVIEEGKFVTYDFKNPNEECVGTIEMGKAIIKKMGGKW
- a CDS encoding 3-isopropylmalate dehydratase small subunit, producing MVLKGKSHKFGDNINTDYIISGKYKFKTLDMDELAKHLMEDIEPEFYKKIRKGDFIVAGINFGCGSSREQAPLVIKHAGIPAVIAKSFARIFYRNGINNGLILIEGDTDKIENGDELEIYPIEGIIKNITKNIEIKTTKIPDFLIDIIKEGGVISYLKKYKKFKIGE
- a CDS encoding PIG-L family deacetylase; the protein is MNILAIGAHPDDLEILCGGTLAKYSKNGHKIFMAHLCNGNKGGKNISPSELAKIRDEEAKKAASLIKAEVLGPIASDLEIYNTKEMREKVVDIIRYAKPDIIITHSPEDYMPDHTNTAQLVFDAAFTSTLPNYKTEYPAHEHITPIFYMDTLVGLKFQPTHYVDITDFFEIKKQMLLCHESQYKWIKGHHLSDPLNIIETVSKFRGLQCGVLYAEAFRMENVWGRIKPAELI
- the rfbD gene encoding dTDP-4-dehydrorhamnose reductase yields the protein MKKVLITGGNGLVGNYLNRIFDGKNYSVFSFNKEVLDITNIKKSFEIFKNIKPEVVIHLAALTDVDFCEKNPEKAFLVNSQGTENIAKLSYDFNCFLIYLSTDFIFDGLKNSPYSEKDLPNPINIYGKSKLLGEKYIMNNCKKYLIIRTSRIFGKVGKNFSSKLKEIIRERKEIFLTTDVINSPTYALDLSNCIFKLMEMDFCGIINVCNEGWCSFFDFGNKMKEILKLDTEIKGINFDDFSKKYGIIAKRPKFSALSIDLLNSLNIKMDSWETSLKKFLEEE
- a CDS encoding Gfo/Idh/MocA family oxidoreductase, translated to MLDENEFDGVYIIMPPYHLYDIVIDALNRKLNVFIEKPPGITKFQTQNMADLAIKNNCKTMVGFNRRFIPLLRKVKEIVEKKGPIIQVVSTFYKNMYPNFLYYNGAVDILTCDGIHAVDTLRWLCGEVKKIKSVIKSYFSNIPNAFNAIIEFEKGATGILLTNWTVGKRIHTFEIHSLGISAFVDCNDRAIIFKDNREEPEIFSAFDITKSKQFHRFYGYYNENRHFIECIKNDKEPECNFTDAVKTMELVEEIYKNNISF